The Streptococcus sp. 29896 genome includes a region encoding these proteins:
- a CDS encoding DUF536 domain-containing protein, whose translation MGIEKTVSELAEILGVSRQAMNNRVKSLPEEYVEKNDKGVTVVNRAGLVKLEEIYKTTIFEDEPVSDEVRQREILEIRIDEKNDEIIRLYDQILAKDKQIAEKDEQLRIKDVQIAEKDKQLDQQQQLTLKAMADKDVLKLELEEAKAHVEEVKAKGFFARLFGK comes from the coding sequence ATGGGAATTGAGAAAACGGTCAGCGAATTAGCTGAGATCTTAGGAGTTAGCCGACAGGCCATGAATAACCGTGTGAAATCTTTGCCAGAGGAATACGTGGAAAAAAATGACAAGGGTGTCACAGTTGTCAATCGCGCTGGTTTGGTGAAACTTGAAGAAATCTACAAGACAACGATTTTTGAAGATGAGCCAGTCAGTGACGAAGTCCGCCAACGCGAGATTTTAGAGATTCGGATTGATGAAAAAAATGATGAAATCATCCGACTCTACGATCAAATCTTGGCCAAGGACAAGCAGATTGCAGAAAAAGATGAGCAGTTGCGAATTAAGGATGTCCAAATTGCAGAGAAAGACAAGCAATTAGACCAGCAACAGCAACTCACCTTGAAAGCCATGGCAGACAAGGACGTATTAAAATTAGAATTGGAAGAAGCCAAGGCACACGTAGAAGAAGTCAAAGCGAAAGGCTTTTTCGCAAGATTGTTTGGTAAATAA
- a CDS encoding L-threonylcarbamoyladenylate synthase: MTKQIHWDGQLSQEGLDIIKGEGGVIVCPTKVGYIIMTADKAGLERKFDAKERKRNKPGVVLCGSMEELRELAQLTPEIDAFYQTHWDQDILLGCILPWKPEAYERLQAYGDGREELMTDTRKTSCFVIKFGVAGEQIAKEMWEKEGRMVYASSANPSGKGNRGKVEGIGERIASKVDLVIEADDYVASIQPDKTIETRYEQGVMVSMVDKDGKLIPEQGPASRSISPCPVVIRKGLDIDKIMMNLSDHFNSWDYRQGEYY, encoded by the coding sequence ATGACAAAACAAATTCATTGGGATGGCCAACTTTCACAAGAAGGCCTTGATATTATCAAAGGGGAAGGCGGCGTTATCGTTTGCCCGACTAAGGTAGGCTACATCATCATGACCGCAGATAAGGCCGGTTTGGAACGCAAGTTTGACGCAAAAGAGCGCAAGCGCAATAAACCAGGTGTCGTTCTCTGTGGTAGTATGGAAGAGTTGCGTGAATTGGCCCAGTTGACTCCTGAGATTGATGCTTTCTACCAAACCCACTGGGATCAGGATATCCTGCTAGGCTGTATCCTTCCGTGGAAGCCAGAAGCCTACGAAAGGCTCCAAGCCTATGGAGATGGGCGTGAGGAATTGATGACCGATACTCGCAAAACCTCTTGCTTTGTCATCAAGTTTGGTGTAGCTGGTGAGCAAATCGCCAAGGAAATGTGGGAAAAAGAGGGACGTATGGTCTATGCTTCTTCTGCTAACCCATCTGGCAAGGGAAATCGTGGCAAGGTAGAAGGAATTGGCGAGCGCATCGCTTCTAAGGTTGACTTGGTGATTGAGGCGGATGACTATGTCGCTTCAATCCAACCTGATAAAACGATTGAAACCCGCTATGAGCAAGGGGTTATGGTGTCCATGGTTGATAAGGATGGTAAACTTATTCCAGAACAAGGTCCTGCCAGCCGCTCTATCAGCCCTTGTCCAGTCGTGATTCGCAAGGGATTGGACATCGATAAAATCATGATGAATCTTTCTGATCATTTCAACTCTTGGGATTACCGCCAAGGAGAATACTACTAG
- a CDS encoding NAD(P)/FAD-dependent oxidoreductase, translating to MNTVDTIIIGAGPAGMMAAISSSFYGKKTLLLEKNKRLGKKLSGTGGGRCNVTNNGTLEDLLAGIPGNGRFLYSVFSQFDNHDIMNFFQENGVKLKVEDHGRVFPTTDRSQTIIKCLEMKMLENGVDIRTGTEVVSVRKIDDLFHVKTSEETFTAPQLIVTTGGKTYPSTGSTGFGHDIARHFKLEVTEIEAAESPVLTDFPHKKLQGISLDDVTLTYGKHVITHDLLFTHFGLSGPAALRLSSFVKGGETAFLDALPIHSEQDLFEHLEANREKSVKNALRELMPDRLADFFAEDYEGKVKQVSQKDLTELVTLLKALPIKITGKMSLAKSFVTKGGVDLKEINPKTLESKKIPGLHFAGEVLDINAHTGGFNITYCLATGWVAGSLHY from the coding sequence ATGAATACAGTAGATACCATTATTATCGGAGCGGGGCCAGCCGGCATGATGGCCGCTATTTCTTCTAGTTTTTACGGCAAGAAGACCCTGCTCCTCGAAAAAAACAAGCGTTTGGGCAAGAAACTGTCTGGTACAGGTGGCGGACGTTGCAATGTGACCAACAACGGCACCTTGGAAGACCTGCTAGCTGGCATTCCTGGAAATGGCCGCTTTCTATACAGCGTCTTTTCTCAGTTTGACAACCATGACATCATGAATTTCTTTCAGGAAAACGGGGTCAAGCTCAAAGTGGAGGACCACGGCCGTGTCTTTCCGACCACCGACCGTTCCCAAACCATTATCAAGTGCCTGGAAATGAAGATGCTGGAAAATGGCGTGGACATCCGCACAGGAACTGAGGTGGTTTCCGTCCGCAAGATTGACGACCTCTTCCATGTCAAGACCAGCGAGGAGACCTTTACAGCTCCCCAGCTGATTGTCACCACTGGTGGCAAGACCTATCCTTCCACTGGCTCGACTGGCTTTGGTCACGACATTGCCCGCCACTTCAAACTGGAAGTCACGGAGATTGAGGCCGCTGAGAGCCCCGTTCTGACCGACTTCCCCCACAAGAAGCTCCAAGGCATTTCCCTGGACGACGTCACTCTGACCTACGGCAAGCACGTCATCACCCACGACCTGCTCTTTACCCACTTTGGCCTGTCGGGACCCGCTGCCCTTCGCTTGTCCAGTTTTGTCAAAGGCGGCGAAACCGCATTTCTCGATGCTCTGCCAATCCATTCTGAACAGGATTTATTTGAACATTTAGAAGCCAACAGGGAAAAATCCGTCAAGAATGCCCTGCGAGAACTCATGCCAGACCGCCTAGCAGACTTTTTCGCTGAAGATTATGAGGGCAAGGTCAAACAAGTTTCTCAAAAGGACCTGACTGAACTGGTCACCCTCCTCAAAGCCTTACCTATCAAGATTACAGGCAAGATGTCCCTAGCCAAATCCTTTGTGACCAAGGGTGGCGTTGACCTCAAGGAAATCAATCCAAAAACCTTGGAAAGCAAGAAAATTCCTGGCCTTCACTTTGCCGGTGAAGTCTTGGACATCAACGCACACACCGGTGGCTTTAACATTACCTACTGTCTTGCAACTGGCTGGGTGGCAGGAAGTTTACATTATTAA
- a CDS encoding cold-shock protein produces MAQGTVKWFNAEKGFGFIAQENGPDVFAHFSEIQTNGFKSLDEGQKVTFDVTEGQRGPQASNIVKL; encoded by the coding sequence ATGGCACAAGGAACAGTAAAATGGTTCAACGCTGAGAAGGGCTTCGGCTTCATCGCTCAGGAAAACGGACCAGATGTATTTGCACACTTTTCAGAAATTCAAACCAATGGTTTTAAATCATTGGATGAAGGTCAAAAAGTGACTTTTGATGTGACAGAAGGTCAACGTGGCCCTCAGGCAAGCAACATCGTCAAACTGTAA
- a CDS encoding CppA family protein has protein sequence MLRDKHVVPVLRVNNRAINQEFIEKNLGLKTLLEDGPFADFSSHQSKELVLSLMESPSARTHQVKGLKKLALLVLKVAQVEEVEALLATGASYSTLYKGKRGLAFECLSPEGDRFLIHGEESREDLVEILAPYPFASKEGFVGFSQALVEEVVLRTPDQVASQAFYQKLLGDQELVRFEQAEGDDLQTPAEEVWDLDSLRFAVRQDFDWAPLEAVLSAGYFKDKRERFIQTRDLSGIELWFEK, from the coding sequence ATGTTACGAGACAAGCATGTAGTCCCTGTTTTGCGTGTTAATAACCGGGCTATCAATCAAGAATTTATCGAGAAAAATTTGGGTTTGAAGACCCTATTAGAAGATGGACCATTTGCTGATTTTTCAAGCCACCAATCAAAAGAATTGGTCTTGAGTTTGATGGAATCACCTAGTGCCCGTACCCATCAGGTTAAGGGCTTGAAAAAACTGGCTCTTCTAGTGCTGAAAGTGGCACAGGTAGAAGAGGTTGAAGCGCTTTTGGCTACCGGTGCCTCTTATTCAACATTGTATAAAGGAAAACGTGGCCTTGCTTTTGAATGTCTATCACCAGAAGGAGACCGCTTCTTGATTCATGGCGAAGAGAGCCGTGAGGATTTGGTTGAAATACTGGCTCCCTATCCTTTTGCTTCTAAAGAAGGCTTTGTAGGTTTCAGTCAGGCTTTGGTAGAGGAGGTTGTACTGCGAACTCCTGATCAGGTAGCTAGTCAAGCCTTTTACCAAAAACTGTTGGGAGATCAGGAGCTTGTTCGTTTCGAACAGGCAGAGGGTGATGATTTGCAGACACCAGCTGAGGAAGTTTGGGATTTAGATAGCTTGCGTTTTGCGGTGAGACAGGACTTCGACTGGGCTCCCCTGGAAGCAGTTTTGTCAGCTGGATATTTCAAGGACAAGCGTGAGCGTTTTATTCAGACAAGGGACCTAAGTGGCATTGAATTGTGGTTTGAAAAATGA
- a CDS encoding GNAT family N-acetyltransferase: MPTITLQPFTTDRLHRLWEIGYRQAAPRWKEFAAPYFDDYHAYARFEDFQAAPLYQWLQKEAVRAILLDDQPIGFVSYYWECQPTRWLEVGIEIHDDSIWGKGYGTTALKIWLNMIFDQFRDLEHIGLTTWSGNPGMMRAAEKLGMTKEAQIRKVRYWQGHYYDSVKYGIIREEWLEQKKKSSS; this comes from the coding sequence ATGCCAACTATCACTCTACAGCCATTTACAACTGATCGACTCCATCGCTTGTGGGAAATCGGCTATCGCCAAGCTGCTCCACGCTGGAAGGAATTTGCAGCTCCCTATTTTGATGACTACCATGCTTATGCTCGCTTTGAAGACTTTCAAGCAGCCCCACTCTACCAGTGGTTACAAAAAGAGGCCGTTAGAGCCATTCTCCTGGATGACCAGCCGATTGGCTTTGTAAGCTATTACTGGGAATGCCAGCCAACACGCTGGCTAGAAGTCGGGATCGAAATCCATGACGACAGTATCTGGGGAAAAGGGTATGGGACAACTGCCCTCAAAATTTGGCTCAACATGATTTTTGACCAATTTCGCGATTTAGAACACATTGGTCTCACAACCTGGTCCGGCAATCCTGGCATGATGCGTGCCGCTGAAAAGCTAGGCATGACCAAGGAAGCCCAGATTCGAAAAGTCCGCTATTGGCAAGGTCACTACTACGATTCCGTCAAATATGGAATCATACGAGAGGAATGGCTAGAACAAAAGAAAAAATCAAGTTCCTAA
- a CDS encoding glycerophosphoryl diester phosphodiesterase membrane domain-containing protein, which yields MKRIRREFQKIYYNLDKILLLFASSFAFMEFIWIPLNSWLAEALLSLTGHAYLSPTNALAVFSENGFVTLLFLLLFVANIFVAYLELALLFTGVWQLLDQNVKHLPDYLRDVGRSMLAILRHISLPKLIFLLFYAVILLPFLRRLLNIYYFNKLVIPEFVVDYLTNILLVSLFFLLALLVFFWLASRLMYAIPKVYFEHRSVKESIRYSWDKTSGRNQVGHFFSLIGIILQSTLLFFLSGLCFYTVQVLVERFVPGLAYPMVIVHYVLLRLAFYSAIALFMTKFVTLVTGKHLPSYRRKRLRHRLRLAIVATASLYYGIQGAVTFYYPLETLPITISHRGVDNANGVQNTLDSLEKTAQLSPDFVEMDIQETKDLEFVVMHDTDLQALTGNPGGTHDYTLAELTKMTASENGMSSPVPSFDAYLDKADQLGQKLLVEIKVTDQDSPDLTKTFLEKYGQRLLDKGHQIQSLDYQTIIEVKEYDEALVSFFILPFNSIYPQTLADGYTMEYSSLDQNFMVKSWLHGKSVYAWTPNDEETMTQMILLQVDGIITDQLAVMQDLMKNFQENTSYSDLFLVQFQKLLYQFEG from the coding sequence ATGAAACGAATAAGACGAGAATTTCAGAAAATTTATTACAATCTAGACAAGATCCTCCTCCTCTTTGCCTCCTCCTTTGCTTTTATGGAATTTATATGGATTCCCTTAAATTCTTGGTTGGCAGAAGCGCTTCTGAGTTTGACAGGTCACGCCTATCTATCACCGACCAATGCTCTGGCAGTTTTTTCAGAAAATGGCTTTGTAACTCTCTTGTTCCTCCTCTTGTTTGTTGCCAATATCTTCGTGGCTTACTTGGAGCTGGCCCTTTTGTTTACAGGAGTCTGGCAGTTACTGGATCAAAATGTGAAGCACCTACCTGATTATCTGCGGGATGTGGGCAGGAGTATGTTGGCGATTTTGCGACATATCAGCCTTCCAAAATTGATTTTCCTGCTCTTTTATGCCGTCATATTATTGCCTTTTTTGAGGCGGCTTCTGAATATCTATTATTTTAACAAGCTGGTCATTCCTGAGTTTGTCGTCGATTACTTGACCAATATCTTGCTGGTCAGCCTCTTCTTTTTGTTAGCCCTCCTGGTCTTTTTCTGGTTGGCATCTAGACTGATGTATGCCATTCCAAAGGTTTACTTTGAGCACCGAAGTGTGAAAGAGTCCATTCGCTATTCTTGGGACAAGACAAGTGGTCGGAATCAGGTAGGACATTTCTTTTCCTTGATTGGCATTATCTTACAATCGACCTTGCTCTTTTTCTTGAGTGGTCTTTGTTTCTATACTGTTCAGGTCTTGGTGGAACGATTTGTTCCGGGTTTGGCCTATCCGATGGTCATAGTCCATTATGTCTTGCTGCGGTTGGCTTTTTACAGTGCCATTGCCTTGTTTATGACCAAGTTTGTGACCTTGGTGACAGGCAAACATTTGCCGAGCTATCGTCGTAAGCGCCTACGTCACCGACTTCGTCTGGCAATTGTTGCAACAGCGAGTCTTTATTATGGGATTCAAGGGGCGGTGACCTTTTATTATCCGTTGGAAACCTTGCCTATCACGATTTCCCACAGGGGTGTTGACAATGCGAACGGAGTGCAAAATACCCTAGACTCCTTGGAAAAGACTGCCCAATTATCACCTGATTTTGTTGAGATGGATATTCAGGAAACCAAGGATCTTGAGTTTGTCGTTATGCACGATACAGACCTTCAGGCCCTCACAGGCAATCCAGGAGGGACCCATGATTACACTCTAGCAGAATTGACTAAGATGACAGCTTCAGAAAACGGCATGTCCAGTCCGGTTCCTTCTTTCGATGCTTACTTGGACAAGGCAGATCAGCTGGGGCAGAAACTGCTAGTAGAAATCAAGGTAACAGACCAAGATTCCCCTGATTTGACTAAAACTTTCCTAGAAAAATACGGGCAACGCCTACTAGACAAGGGGCACCAGATTCAGTCGCTGGATTATCAAACCATTATCGAGGTAAAGGAATACGATGAAGCCCTTGTTTCTTTCTTTATCTTGCCCTTTAACTCGATTTATCCACAGACCCTTGCGGATGGTTATACTATGGAATATTCTTCTTTGGACCAAAACTTTATGGTCAAGTCCTGGCTGCATGGAAAATCTGTCTATGCTTGGACCCCTAACGATGAAGAAACCATGACTCAAATGATCTTGTTGCAAGTGGATGGGATTATCACCGACCAGCTGGCTGTAATGCAAGACTTGATGAAGAACTTTCAGGAGAATACTTCTTATAGTGACCTTTTCCTGGTTCAATTCCAAAAACTCCTCTACCAATTTGAAGGGTAA
- a CDS encoding serine hydrolase domain-containing protein produces the protein MRQAILDKISEQIGQGVYPGASLALFSKGQWKEYYLGTQDGHTPVGAGLTYDLASVSKVVGVGTLATFLVNSGALELDRTLQSYYPAFQNSKVTIRQLLTHTSGIDPFIPNRDSLDADQLKEAILKITVTDKKDFLYTDINFLLLGFLLEELGRDSLDQLISRDVLEPFGMFQTSFGPVSQAVPTVRGVKAGVVHDPKARVLGLHAGSAGLFSTVRDLEIFLERYLTENFAADLTQDYGFDDKRKRSLAWDKKGDWLSHTGYTGTFIMYNRPLQQAAIFLSNRTFDKDERAQWKLDRNQVMALIRQVLEGEGQ, from the coding sequence ATGAGACAAGCAATTTTAGACAAGATTTCAGAGCAGATTGGGCAAGGAGTCTATCCTGGTGCCAGTCTGGCTCTTTTTTCTAAGGGCCAGTGGAAGGAGTACTATCTAGGGACCCAGGATGGCCATACGCCAGTTGGGGCAGGTTTGACCTATGATTTGGCGTCTGTTTCCAAGGTGGTTGGAGTAGGGACTCTTGCGACTTTTCTGGTTAATAGCGGAGCTTTGGAGCTAGATCGGACCTTGCAGTCCTATTATCCAGCCTTTCAGAATAGTAAGGTTACCATTCGGCAATTATTGACCCATACTAGTGGTATCGATCCCTTCATTCCCAATCGGGATAGTCTGGACGCCGACCAGCTCAAGGAAGCGATTTTGAAGATTACCGTAACGGATAAGAAAGATTTCCTCTACACTGACATTAATTTTCTCTTGCTGGGCTTTTTGTTGGAGGAACTGGGTAGAGACAGTCTAGACCAGCTGATTAGTCGAGACGTTCTAGAGCCCTTTGGTATGTTCCAAACCTCCTTTGGACCAGTCAGTCAGGCGGTGCCGACGGTGCGTGGCGTCAAGGCAGGTGTGGTGCATGATCCTAAGGCGCGTGTTTTGGGGCTTCATGCAGGGAGTGCAGGCCTCTTTTCGACGGTCAGGGATTTGGAAATCTTTTTGGAGCGCTATCTAACTGAGAATTTTGCTGCAGATTTGACTCAGGACTATGGCTTTGATGACAAGCGCAAGCGGTCGTTGGCCTGGGATAAGAAGGGTGATTGGTTGTCCCACACGGGCTATACGGGAACCTTTATCATGTACAATCGTCCCTTGCAACAGGCCGCGATTTTCCTCTCCAACCGGACCTTTGACAAGGATGAGCGAGCTCAGTGGAAGTTGGATCGAAACCAAGTTATGGCTCTGATTCGTCAGGTCTTGGAGGGAGAGGGACAATGA
- a CDS encoding YbaB/EbfC family nucleoid-associated protein: MMNMQQMMKQAQKLQKQMEKSQAELAAMEFTGHSAQELVSATVTGDKKLVAVSFKPEVVDPEDLETLQDMTVQAVNQALDLADQATKKTLGAFAGKLPF, from the coding sequence ATGATGAATATGCAACAAATGATGAAACAGGCACAAAAACTGCAGAAACAAATGGAAAAGAGCCAGGCGGAATTGGCTGCCATGGAATTCACAGGTCACTCTGCCCAAGAACTCGTTTCTGCTACGGTTACAGGGGATAAAAAATTGGTAGCTGTCAGCTTTAAACCAGAGGTCGTGGACCCTGAGGACCTCGAAACCTTGCAGGATATGACTGTCCAAGCTGTCAATCAAGCCTTAGACTTGGCAGACCAAGCAACCAAAAAAACTCTCGGTGCCTTTGCAGGAAAATTACCATTCTAA
- a CDS encoding SIS domain-containing protein: MFRLAKEELERLGASITVPEIFQQPGLWKEAHELYQGQLEAIERFIGAIKERHDFVHVIFAGAGTSDFVGQSIANYLNQVNDLKSIRFTTVGTVELVSRPYDYLQADLPTILVSFARSGNSPESVAAVEVAKQIVDKLYQVTITCAPEGKLAQAAAGDEENLLLLQPAGSNDKGFAMTGSYSCMALTALLVFSPASQEEKAAWVETIVRLGQDVLDREDYVEELVGQDFERVIYLGAGGFYGVAHEAQLKILELTAGKIATMYESPLGFRHGPKSLINEKTVVIVFTSNDPYTRQYDVDLINEVYGDGIVTRIVALSASQLEGTEAANFVLASGGENLPDVFLTFPYILFAQTFSVMAALKCKNLPDTPSPTGTVNRVVQGVIIHPLP, translated from the coding sequence ATGTTTCGTTTAGCTAAAGAAGAATTGGAGAGACTGGGCGCTAGCATTACAGTGCCAGAAATTTTCCAACAACCTGGTTTATGGAAGGAGGCGCATGAACTATATCAAGGGCAACTAGAGGCTATTGAGCGTTTTATCGGAGCGATCAAAGAACGTCATGATTTTGTCCATGTTATTTTTGCAGGTGCAGGGACATCTGATTTTGTTGGTCAGTCCATTGCCAACTACTTAAACCAAGTCAATGATTTGAAATCGATTCGTTTCACAACAGTTGGGACAGTTGAATTGGTGAGCAGACCCTATGACTACTTGCAAGCTGACCTTCCAACGATTTTGGTTTCTTTTGCGCGCAGCGGAAATTCACCTGAAAGTGTGGCGGCAGTAGAAGTTGCCAAACAAATCGTTGATAAACTTTATCAAGTGACTATTACCTGTGCTCCAGAGGGCAAATTGGCGCAGGCAGCTGCAGGTGATGAAGAAAATCTCCTGCTCTTGCAACCTGCGGGTTCAAACGATAAGGGCTTTGCAATGACAGGTTCATACTCTTGCATGGCCCTAACTGCTCTACTTGTCTTCTCGCCAGCTAGCCAAGAAGAGAAAGCTGCTTGGGTGGAGACGATTGTTAGATTGGGACAAGATGTCTTGGACCGTGAAGACTATGTGGAAGAATTGGTCGGTCAAGACTTTGAACGGGTTATTTATCTTGGTGCCGGTGGTTTCTACGGTGTGGCGCATGAAGCTCAGCTGAAGATTTTGGAGTTAACAGCTGGTAAGATTGCCACCATGTATGAATCACCACTTGGCTTCCGTCATGGACCAAAGTCTCTTATTAATGAAAAAACGGTTGTCATCGTGTTCACATCCAACGATCCATACACCCGTCAATACGATGTTGATTTGATCAATGAGGTGTACGGTGATGGCATTGTTACGCGTATCGTGGCTCTATCTGCGAGCCAATTGGAAGGTACAGAAGCAGCTAACTTTGTCTTGGCTTCTGGCGGAGAAAATCTACCAGATGTCTTCTTGACTTTCCCATATATCCTTTTTGCCCAAACTTTCTCCGTGATGGCAGCTCTCAAGTGCAAAAACTTGCCAGATACACCATCACCAACTGGCACAGTCAACCGTGTCGTACAGGGAGTTATCATTCACCCACTGCCATAA
- a CDS encoding Xaa-Pro dipeptidyl-peptidase yields MRFNAYSYITSPLGQMIEELHQIGFTLDSQVCPKVTLETFVRKCQFLTANTDFALSNMIADWETDLLTFFQSDRELTDQIFYQVAFQLLGFVPGVDYTDVEEFRKSSQFPIVYGDVIDNLYQLLNTRTKSGNTLIDQLVSDDLIPEDNRYHFFNGKSLATFSTKNLIREVVYVETPVDTAGTGQTDIVKVSILRPHFDGKIPAVITNSPYHQGVNDVASDKALHKMEGELAQKTAGTIQVKQASIIKLDLDQRDLPVSPATEKLGHITSYSLNDYFLARGFASLHVSGVGTLGSTGYMTSGDYQQVEGYKAVIDWLNGRTKAYTDHTRSLEVKVDWANGKVATTGLSYLGTMSNALATTGVDGLEVVIAEAGISSWYDYYRENGLVTSPGGYPGEDLDSLTALTYSKSLQAGDFLRNKAVYEKGLAAERVALDRTSGDYNQYWHDRNYLLHADKVKCEVVFTHGSQDWNVKPIHVWNMFHALPSQIKKHLFFHNGAHVYMNNWQSIDFRESMNALLSQKLLGYESNYQLPTVIWQDNSGEQTWTTLDTFGGENEAVLPLGTGSQTISNQYAQEDFDRYGKSYPSFHQDLYAGKANQVSIELPVTEDLLLNGQVTLKLRVASSVAKGLLSAQLLDKENKKRLAPIPAPKTRLSLDNGRYHAQENLVELPYVEMPQRLVTKGFMNLQNRIDLMTVEEVVPDQWMDLSWKLQPTIYQLKKGDVLELILYTTDFECTVRDSSDWTISIDLEQSSLHLPY; encoded by the coding sequence ATGCGTTTTAATGCCTATTCCTACATTACAAGCCCCCTGGGTCAGATGATTGAGGAACTCCACCAGATTGGCTTTACTCTGGATTCTCAAGTTTGTCCTAAGGTCACTCTCGAAACCTTTGTCAGAAAGTGCCAGTTCCTGACAGCAAACACCGACTTTGCCCTATCCAACATGATTGCGGATTGGGAGACAGATCTCTTGACCTTCTTCCAATCTGACCGTGAGCTGACAGACCAGATCTTCTATCAAGTGGCCTTTCAGTTGCTAGGCTTCGTGCCTGGTGTAGATTATACAGATGTGGAGGAATTCCGCAAGTCCAGCCAGTTTCCTATTGTTTATGGAGACGTTATCGACAACCTCTACCAGCTGCTCAATACCCGCACCAAGTCTGGAAACACCTTGATTGACCAGCTGGTCAGCGACGACCTAATCCCAGAGGACAATCGCTACCACTTCTTCAATGGCAAATCCTTGGCAACCTTTTCGACTAAAAACCTTATTCGTGAGGTGGTCTATGTCGAAACACCTGTTGATACGGCGGGGACTGGACAGACTGACATAGTCAAGGTTTCCATTCTCCGTCCTCACTTTGACGGGAAAATCCCTGCGGTGATTACCAACAGTCCCTATCATCAAGGAGTGAACGATGTAGCCAGCGATAAGGCCCTGCATAAGATGGAAGGCGAGTTAGCACAGAAAACTGCTGGTACCATTCAAGTCAAGCAGGCCAGCATCATCAAGCTAGACTTGGACCAGCGGGACCTGCCTGTCAGCCCTGCTACTGAAAAACTGGGGCACATCACTTCTTACTCCCTCAATGACTACTTCCTCGCTCGCGGCTTTGCCAGCCTCCATGTGTCTGGTGTCGGAACGCTGGGCTCGACGGGCTACATGACATCTGGCGACTACCAACAGGTGGAGGGCTATAAAGCGGTGATTGACTGGCTGAACGGTCGCACCAAGGCCTACACAGACCATACTCGCTCGCTTGAGGTCAAGGTCGATTGGGCCAATGGTAAGGTGGCGACGACAGGACTATCTTATCTCGGTACCATGTCCAATGCCTTGGCAACAACTGGCGTGGACGGATTGGAAGTCGTTATCGCAGAAGCAGGTATTTCCTCTTGGTACGACTACTACCGTGAAAACGGGCTGGTGACCAGCCCTGGCGGCTATCCTGGCGAGGATCTGGACAGCTTGACCGCCTTGACCTACTCCAAGAGTCTGCAAGCAGGGGACTTCCTCCGCAATAAAGCAGTCTACGAAAAAGGACTGGCGGCAGAACGTGTTGCCCTGGACCGCACCAGCGGCGACTATAATCAATACTGGCATGATCGCAATTATCTGCTCCACGCTGACAAGGTCAAGTGCGAGGTGGTCTTTACACACGGCTCACAGGACTGGAATGTCAAGCCGATTCACGTCTGGAATATGTTTCATGCCCTACCAAGCCAGATCAAAAAGCACCTCTTCTTCCACAACGGTGCCCACGTGTATATGAACAACTGGCAGTCTATCGACTTCCGCGAGTCCATGAACGCCCTGCTCAGTCAAAAACTGCTGGGCTACGAGAGTAACTACCAACTGCCAACGGTCATCTGGCAGGACAACAGCGGTGAGCAGACTTGGACGACCTTGGACACCTTTGGCGGCGAAAACGAGGCTGTCTTGCCACTAGGTACTGGAAGCCAGACCATTTCCAATCAGTATGCCCAAGAAGATTTTGACCGCTACGGCAAATCTTACCCAAGTTTCCACCAAGACCTCTATGCAGGCAAGGCCAACCAAGTCAGCATCGAACTGCCTGTAACGGAGGACCTCCTGCTCAATGGACAGGTCACGCTGAAACTCCGTGTAGCTTCTAGTGTAGCCAAAGGCCTCTTATCTGCTCAGCTATTGGACAAGGAAAATAAAAAACGCCTAGCCCCGATTCCAGCACCGAAAACGCGGTTGAGCCTGGACAACGGCCGCTACCATGCCCAAGAAAATCTGGTGGAGTTGCCTTATGTGGAGATGCCGCAACGCTTGGTAACCAAGGGCTTTATGAACCTGCAGAACCGCATCGACCTGATGACTGTCGAGGAAGTGGTGCCAGACCAATGGATGGATCTGAGCTGGAAACTGCAGCCGACCATTTATCAGCTGAAAAAAGGCGATGTCTTGGAGCTGATTCTCTACACCACTGACTTTGAGTGTACTGTTCGAGATAGTAGCGACTGGACCATTTCGATTGATTTGGAGCAGTCTAGCCTTCATTTGCCATATTAA